The Flavobacterium piscisymbiosum genome includes a region encoding these proteins:
- a CDS encoding XAC2610-related protein yields MNAIANSAIQHKILIVLLFLVSIRLAAQATYVGFIDKYPIEFITDLNSEGSGNAIYAYTNYDTPIVISGTLKKGILTFYEKDKTGNDTAKITFEYFNSKSKKLEGKWTDLNTKKELNISLSKTFEVEYGDNIEWKNREILQSVSLKGKYFKLIVSKMRGDFDAKVTGVKILEKKTDKLLQQIDMDCQLLGLNNISTDDYNFDGIEDFSVFEGGTAGPDTTSLYFLYNPITGKYFESGFSGTSLEFDSKTKRISEHNQCCAGTSQMNAEYKVVNNKMVLIKKTCLKLDIKSGELKKVKCD; encoded by the coding sequence ATGAATGCTATAGCAAACTCTGCAATTCAACACAAAATTTTAATAGTGTTACTTTTTTTAGTTTCAATTCGTCTAGCTGCTCAAGCAACTTATGTGGGATTTATAGATAAGTATCCTATAGAATTTATTACAGATCTTAATTCAGAGGGTTCTGGAAATGCCATTTATGCTTATACTAATTATGATACTCCTATCGTAATAAGCGGAACACTTAAAAAGGGAATACTAACTTTTTATGAAAAAGATAAAACAGGCAATGATACAGCGAAAATAACTTTTGAATATTTTAATTCCAAAAGCAAGAAGCTAGAAGGAAAATGGACAGACTTAAACACAAAAAAAGAACTTAACATTAGTTTATCAAAAACATTTGAAGTCGAATATGGAGATAATATTGAATGGAAAAACAGGGAAATTTTACAGTCTGTTTCTTTAAAAGGGAAATACTTTAAGTTGATTGTTTCAAAAATGAGAGGTGATTTTGATGCAAAAGTAACCGGAGTTAAAATTCTGGAGAAAAAAACGGACAAGCTGCTTCAGCAAATTGATATGGATTGTCAGCTTTTGGGTTTAAACAATATAAGTACCGACGATTATAATTTTGACGGAATTGAAGATTTTTCTGTTTTTGAGGGAGGTACTGCCGGACCCGACACTACAAGCTTGTATTTTTTATATAATCCCATCACAGGAAAATATTTTGAAAGTGGTTTCAGCGGGACCTCATTAGAGTTCGACAGTAAAACGAAAAGAATTAGTGAACACAATCAATGCTGCGCAGGAACAAGTCAAATGAATGCAGAGTATAAAGTTGTAAACAATAAGATGGTTCTAATCAAGAAAACCTGTCTTAAATTAGACATTAAATCCGGCGAATTAAAAAAGGTAAAATGTGATTAA